A stretch of Nonomuraea africana DNA encodes these proteins:
- a CDS encoding GntR family transcriptional regulator, with the protein MIDFYLDRGSGVSTYLQLVHQVKQALRLGTLQPGDQLPTAKEVVERLAINPNTVLKAYRELEREGLVIGRPGMGTFVERSIGGAGLADHARLRRGLTSWIAQARAAGLDQEDMHALFGAVVADSFREEIA; encoded by the coding sequence GTGATCGACTTCTATCTCGACAGAGGGTCGGGGGTGTCCACGTACCTCCAGCTCGTCCACCAGGTCAAGCAGGCCCTCCGCCTCGGCACGCTGCAGCCGGGCGACCAGCTGCCCACCGCGAAGGAGGTCGTCGAGCGCCTCGCGATCAATCCGAACACCGTGCTCAAGGCCTATCGCGAGCTCGAACGCGAGGGCCTGGTCATCGGCCGTCCCGGCATGGGCACCTTCGTGGAGCGCTCGATCGGCGGCGCGGGCCTGGCCGACCACGCGCGGCTGCGCAGGGGGCTGACGTCCTGGATCGCCCAGGCCCGCGCGGCGGGACTGGACCAGGAGGACATGCACGCGCTGTTCGGCGCCGTGGTCGCCGACTCCTTCCGCGAGGAGATCGCATGA